The Drosophila biarmipes strain raj3 chromosome 2L, RU_DBia_V1.1, whole genome shotgun sequence genome has a window encoding:
- the LOC108034185 gene encoding protein deadlock isoform X3, producing MKMRHKMACWQQILTILGSSSYPDSEWATIFAAFLDTWDNPYYIQTSTDPNIPIKTEYLVRPSKAFLESLAKGSATGRKTSEFLEPSSSSVPSSRSKATNPGKRRDTISHSVPPKTPSSGKRRDTIAHSVSGASAEEQRSLSVSTAKSQLKNPRHSEYAKIGTPRKSRESITKVYSKKIQKASASTDDKVANAVNRRKSRASVSTANSTKREESCSSSDDSNLSSTKNRDTCASQDVSTSKPHKCQESRASPSTTNTIQRSESCSSSDDPIFDVLKRQNTFALPKASDLNPTKTRDSCDLIDDVIMNPIRPRASSVSKTTNRRKSCVPVEDHKASSAHSIKRRNTCVSTNAPQVTNRNLTKRRDTVANPIKITQQPEISFPHGCEQSSDEGDDQLPLSKWLINMKVKQQQKPAHVAVAIQKQSPTQYCNALPLQEKRKRGRPSLQEKALQQARLEAELWSTMEQPTKPASNSLLIGQKKHLAERPEITKKTQKQPHENDQQLVNMETEIGEAQQHMQIPKKHQTKPLLKGSQKQLKESQKRLKALPLKKTNPHKWLKTPQTLVKPSTHCETIQQPQNLSKSSGKKKPLNSRLELIAPISTHHKKRTLSNISAKTPLMPDHTQPKAINLKRAEVGESAEKDAGHKNNLSEGQSIRRPSHLCEHNYNMAVDNDSRRGQPVYASNKLDEDQLQDDDMELTSPVGGSEAGEGIQLIEDGECVFFDTPSEMFREVEEMERCLEIFNNKTPSEIDSQLVHTTEFFEKLTSSTTVEENKADLAGVYMGEKEELDYEDDDDDVLSVATSWDGLDDETPPEPKPVEKLQTAEQKPKPMSKPSKEAPERAVGAETPKVQNVKTFRIPKVNQEVLKTQPSVMRSLYERQETAKKNKQTAKHVSPLQVDPTPVASNRQQREEATAARRVKEPVPVFGPPYRVPSEATVPLVNASSKEFTPQLPVAQPPQGNIWLREVFGVKCMQSLDNRCRTFNCDHTLNSLGEVQRRLIKMDEEALLSAYRLMLRSFFMFQTYFTSFVDIFENRQLRQQLLYMVGDCRFYKDIAAPLLGHVYCVLQKCGMQEVAIGCIMEHLWLPSKAHKFRDMTVMVLNILSSANWDKYSDKLAELKELYGFEIPIENLITMLNSSLDQGEKFAKALTLITLHQETTCRNKTILSILSNRSENAIRRQSVPDCGAPLLVPPHAAGQPCPPFRSHPVVPNFREPPLPINAHNFNGNNGFHHPNHFPNNLITQYNRI from the exons ATGAAAATGCGCCATAAAATGGCCTGTTGGCAGCAGATTTTAACCATTTTGGGATCTTCCTCCTATCCGGACTCAGAATGGGCCACCATCTTCGCTGCTTTTCTGGACACCTGGGACAATCCCTACTACATCCAGACGAGCACG GATCCAAACATACCGATAAAGACCGAATATCTGGTGCGACCTAGCAAAGCTTTTCTGGAGTCCCTTGCCAAAGGGAGCGCTACTGGACGGAAGACTTCAGAGTTCCTTGAACCATCTAGTTCCAGCGTCCCTTCTTCTCGGTCTAAAGCCACCAATCCCGGCAAGCGTCGCGATACCATATCGCACTCAGTTCCTCCCAAAACCCCTAGTTCAGGCAAGCGGCGTGATACCATTGCGCATTCGGTTTCCGGTGCTTCTGCCGAAGAGCAAAGGTCTTTAAGTGTCTCCACTGCTAAGTCTCAGCTAAAAAACCCTCGTCATTCCGAATACGCCAAAATCGGGACTCCGCGCAAAAGTCGAGAATCGATTACAAAAGTTTATTCCAAAAAGATCCAAAAGGCATCTGCTTCGACGGATGATAAAGTCGCAAATGCCGTTAATCGCCGAAAATCACGTGCTAGTGTTTCCACAGCTAACTCCACCAAGCGCGAAGAGTCTTGCTCCTCGTCAGACGATTCCAATTTGAGTTCCACAAAGAACCGAGATACCTGTGCCTCGCAGGATGTTTCTACTTCGAAGCCACATAAGTGTCAAGAATCACGCGCTAGTCCATCTACAACTAATACCATCCAGCGCAGTGAGTCATGTTCCTCGTCCGATGATCCTATTTTTGATGTCCTTAAGCGCCAAAATACATTTGCCTTGCCAAAGGCTTCGGACTTGAATCCCACCAAGACCCGGGACTCATGCGATCTTATAGATGATGTCATTATGAATCCCATTAGGCCGAGAGCTTCAAGTGTTTCCAAGACAACTAATCGCAGAAAATCATGTGTTCCTGTTGAAGATCACAAAGCTTCCTCAGCCCATTCCATTAAACGTCGAAACACTTGTGTTTCTACAAATGCTCCGCAAGTCACAAACCGCAATCTGACAAAGAGACGTGATACAGTAGCTAATCCTATCAAGATCACACAGCAGCCCGAGATTTCCTTCCCCCACGGATGTGAGCAATCAAGCGACGAAGGCGATGACCAACTGCCCCTTTCCAAATGGTTGATAAACATGAAAgtcaaacaacaacaaaaaccagCACACGTGGCCGTCGCTATTCAAAAGCAGTCGCCGACTCAATATTGCAATGCTTTACCACTGCAAGAGAAGCGCAAAAGAGGACGCCCCTCATTGCAGGAGAAGGCTCTGCAGCAGGCCAGGTTAGAGGCGGAGCTCTGGAGCACTATGGAGCAGCCTACGAAGCCAGCAAGCAACTCTTTATTGATCGGACAGAAAAAGCATTTGGCAGAGCGGCCAGAGATAACAAAAAAGACCCAGAAGCAGCCTCATGAAAACGATCAGCAGCTGGTCAACATGGAGACGGAGATCGGGGAAGCACAGCAGCACATGCAGATACCAAAGAAACACCAGACTAAACCATTGCTGAAAGGTTCACAAAAGCAGTTGAAGGAATCACAGAAAAGGCTTAAAGCGCTTCCGCtgaaaaaaacaaacccacATAAATGGCTGAAAACTCCGCAGACTCTGGTCAAGCCAAGCACTCATTGCGAGACAATTCAACAACCACAGAACTTGTCAAAGTCATCGGGAAAAAAGAAGCCACTAAACTCACGCCTTGAACTGATCGCACCAATCTCAACGCACCACAAGAAAAGGACCTTGTCAAAC ATAAGCGCCAAAACACCGTTGATGCCAGACCACACGCAACCGAAAGCGATCAACTTGAAACGCGCAGAGGTCGGTGAATCTGCTGAGAAGGATGCGGGCCATAAGAACAATCTTTCCGAGGGTCAGTCGATTAGGAgacccagccatctctgcgaGCATAACTACAACATGGCTGTCGACAACGATAGCCGACGAGGACAACCGGTATACGCGTCCAACAAGTTGGATGAGGATCAGTTGCAGGACGACGACATGGAGCTAACCAGTCCTGTGGGCGGTAGCGAGGCCGGCGAAGGTATCCAGTTAATAGAAGATGGGGAGTGTGTCTTCTTTGATACACCGAGTGAAATGTTCCGTGAGGTGGAGGAGATGGAACGCTGTCTAGAGATCTTTAACAATAAAACGCCCAGCGAAATTGATAGTCAGCTGGTCCACACCACTGAGTTCTTCGAAAAGCTGACAAGTTCGACAACGGTAGAGGAAAATAAAGCCGATTTGGCCGGCGTCTATATGGGGGAGAAAGAAGAATTGGACtacgaggacgacgacgacgatgtgCTCTCGGTGGCTACTTCCTGGGATGGGCTCGACGACGAGACTCCTCCTGAGCCGAAACCAGTTGAGAAATTGCAAACCGCCGAGCAGAAACCCAAGCCCATGTCGAAACCCTCAAAAGAAGCGCCAGAGAGAGCTGTCGGTGCAGAAACTCCAAAGGTGCAGAATGTGAAAACATTCCGTATACCAAAAGTGAACCAAGAGGTATTAAAGACACAGCCCTCTGTGATGCGATCGCTTTACGAGCGCCAGGagactgcaaaaaaaaataagcaaacgGCCAAGCATGTTTCACCGCTGCAGGTGGATCCTACGCCAGTGGCATCGAATCGCCAGCAACGCGAAGAGGCAACCGCTGCTCGACGGGTGAAAGAGCCAGTGCCCGTTTTTGGTCCACCCTATCGCGTGCCTTCGGAAGCGACAGTTCCGTTGGTTAATGCCAGCAGCAAAGAGTTCACACCCCAGCTACCCGTTGCCCAGCCTCCACAGGGTAATATCTGGTTAAGAGAAGTGTTTGGGGTAAAGTGCATGCAGTCTCTGGACAACAGGTGCCGCACGTTCAACTGCGATCATACGTTGAACAGCTTGGGCGAAGTCCAGAGGCGTCTGATCAAGATGGATGAGGAGGCATTGTTGAGCGCCTATCGCCTGATGCTGCGAAGCTTTTTTATGTTCCAGACCTACTTCACCTCATTTGTggacatttttgaaaatcgCCAGCTCCGGCAGCAGCTGCTTTATATGGTGGGCGACTGTCGCTTCTACAAAGACATTGCTGCTCCTTTGCTGGGCCACGTCTATTGCGTCCTCCAAAAATGCGGAATGCAGGAAGTGGCCATTGGCTGCATAATGGAACACTTGTGGCTGCCAAGCAAGGCTCACAAGTTTCGAGATATGACAGTGATGGTGTTGAATATTTTGTCCAGCGCCAACTGGGATAAATATAGCGATAAGCTGGCGGAACTCAAGGAGCTTTATGGATTTGAGATACCGATAGAAAACTTGATCACCATGCTCAACTCTTCTTTAGACCAAGGAGAAAAATTTGCAAAAGCCTTAACGCTGATAACCTTACATCAAGAAACTACTTGCCGCAATAAAACCATTCTGTCGATCCTATCaaaccgcagtgaaaatgCAATCCGGCGACAATCAGTGCCGGATTGCGGTGCTCCCCTGCTTGTTCCACCACATGCTGCTGGTCAGCCGTGTCCACCATTTAGAAGCCACCCCGTAGTCCCTAATTTTAGAGAACCACCTCTGCCAATAAACGCCCATAACTTTAATGGAAACAACGGATTTCATCATCCAAATCACTTCCCTAACAATTTAATTACACAATATAATCGAATTTAA
- the LOC108034185 gene encoding protein deadlock isoform X2 gives MKMRHKMACWQQILTILGSSSYPDSEWATIFAAFLDTWDNPYYIQTSTDPNIPIKTEYLVRPSKAFLESLAKGSATGRKTSEFLEPSSSSVPSSRSKATNPGKRRDTISHSVPPKTPSSGKRRDTIAHSVSGASAEEQRSLSVSTAKSQLKNPRHSEYAKIGTPRKSRESITKVYSKKIQKASASTDDKVANAVNRRKSRASVSTANSTKREESCSSSDDSNLSSTKNRDTCASQDVSTSKPHKCQESRASPSTTNTIQRSESCSSSDDPIFDVLKRQNTFALPKASDLNPTKTRDSCDLIDDVIMNPIRPRASSVSKTTNRRKSCVPVEDHKASSAHSIKRRNTCVSTNAPQVTNRNLTKRRDTVANPIKITQQPEISFPHGCEQSSDEGDDQLPLSKWLINMKVKQQQKPAHVAVAIQKQSPTQYCNALPLQEKRKRGRPSLQEKALQQARLEAELWSTMEQPTKPASNSLLIGQKKHLAERPEITKKTQKQPHENDQQLVNMETEIGEAQQHMQIPKKHQTKPLLKGSQKQLKESQKRLKALPLKKTNPHKWLKTPQTLVKPSTHCETIQQPQNLSKSSGKKKPLNSRLELIAPISTHHKKRTLSNVGVKISAKTPLMPDHTQPKAINLKRAEVGESAEKDAGHKNNLSEGQSIRRPSHLCEHNYNMAVDNDSRRGQPVYASNKLDEDQLQDDDMELTSPVGGSEAGEGIQLIEDGECVFFDTPSEMFREVEEMERCLEIFNNKTPSEIDSQLVHTTEFFEKLTSSTTVEENKADLAGVYMGEKEELDYEDDDDDVLSVATSWDGLDDETPPEPKPVEKLQTAEQKPKPMSKPSKEAPERAVGAETPKVQNVKTFRIPKVNQEVLKTQPSVMRSLYERQETAKKNKQTAKHVSPLQVDPTPVASNRQQREEATAARRVKEPVPVFGPPYRVPSEATVPLVNASSKEFTPQLPVAQPPQGNIWLREVFGVKCMQSLDNRCRTFNCDHTLNSLGEVQRRLIKMDEEALLSAYRLMLRSFFMFQTYFTSFVDIFENRQLRQQLLYMVGDCRFYKDIAAPLLGHVYCVLQKCGMQEVAIGCIMEHLWLPSKAHKFRDMTVMVLNILSSANWDKYSDKLAELKELYGFEIPIENLITMLNSSLDQGEKFAKALTLITLHQETTCRNKTILSILSNRSENAIRRQSVPDCGAPLLVPPHAAGQPCPPFRSHPVVPNFREPPLPINAHNFNGNNGFHHPNHFPNNLITQYNRI, from the exons ATGAAAATGCGCCATAAAATGGCCTGTTGGCAGCAGATTTTAACCATTTTGGGATCTTCCTCCTATCCGGACTCAGAATGGGCCACCATCTTCGCTGCTTTTCTGGACACCTGGGACAATCCCTACTACATCCAGACGAGCACG GATCCAAACATACCGATAAAGACCGAATATCTGGTGCGACCTAGCAAAGCTTTTCTGGAGTCCCTTGCCAAAGGGAGCGCTACTGGACGGAAGACTTCAGAGTTCCTTGAACCATCTAGTTCCAGCGTCCCTTCTTCTCGGTCTAAAGCCACCAATCCCGGCAAGCGTCGCGATACCATATCGCACTCAGTTCCTCCCAAAACCCCTAGTTCAGGCAAGCGGCGTGATACCATTGCGCATTCGGTTTCCGGTGCTTCTGCCGAAGAGCAAAGGTCTTTAAGTGTCTCCACTGCTAAGTCTCAGCTAAAAAACCCTCGTCATTCCGAATACGCCAAAATCGGGACTCCGCGCAAAAGTCGAGAATCGATTACAAAAGTTTATTCCAAAAAGATCCAAAAGGCATCTGCTTCGACGGATGATAAAGTCGCAAATGCCGTTAATCGCCGAAAATCACGTGCTAGTGTTTCCACAGCTAACTCCACCAAGCGCGAAGAGTCTTGCTCCTCGTCAGACGATTCCAATTTGAGTTCCACAAAGAACCGAGATACCTGTGCCTCGCAGGATGTTTCTACTTCGAAGCCACATAAGTGTCAAGAATCACGCGCTAGTCCATCTACAACTAATACCATCCAGCGCAGTGAGTCATGTTCCTCGTCCGATGATCCTATTTTTGATGTCCTTAAGCGCCAAAATACATTTGCCTTGCCAAAGGCTTCGGACTTGAATCCCACCAAGACCCGGGACTCATGCGATCTTATAGATGATGTCATTATGAATCCCATTAGGCCGAGAGCTTCAAGTGTTTCCAAGACAACTAATCGCAGAAAATCATGTGTTCCTGTTGAAGATCACAAAGCTTCCTCAGCCCATTCCATTAAACGTCGAAACACTTGTGTTTCTACAAATGCTCCGCAAGTCACAAACCGCAATCTGACAAAGAGACGTGATACAGTAGCTAATCCTATCAAGATCACACAGCAGCCCGAGATTTCCTTCCCCCACGGATGTGAGCAATCAAGCGACGAAGGCGATGACCAACTGCCCCTTTCCAAATGGTTGATAAACATGAAAgtcaaacaacaacaaaaaccagCACACGTGGCCGTCGCTATTCAAAAGCAGTCGCCGACTCAATATTGCAATGCTTTACCACTGCAAGAGAAGCGCAAAAGAGGACGCCCCTCATTGCAGGAGAAGGCTCTGCAGCAGGCCAGGTTAGAGGCGGAGCTCTGGAGCACTATGGAGCAGCCTACGAAGCCAGCAAGCAACTCTTTATTGATCGGACAGAAAAAGCATTTGGCAGAGCGGCCAGAGATAACAAAAAAGACCCAGAAGCAGCCTCATGAAAACGATCAGCAGCTGGTCAACATGGAGACGGAGATCGGGGAAGCACAGCAGCACATGCAGATACCAAAGAAACACCAGACTAAACCATTGCTGAAAGGTTCACAAAAGCAGTTGAAGGAATCACAGAAAAGGCTTAAAGCGCTTCCGCtgaaaaaaacaaacccacATAAATGGCTGAAAACTCCGCAGACTCTGGTCAAGCCAAGCACTCATTGCGAGACAATTCAACAACCACAGAACTTGTCAAAGTCATCGGGAAAAAAGAAGCCACTAAACTCACGCCTTGAACTGATCGCACCAATCTCAACGCACCACAAGAAAAGGACCTTGTCAAACGTAGGCGTAAAA ATAAGCGCCAAAACACCGTTGATGCCAGACCACACGCAACCGAAAGCGATCAACTTGAAACGCGCAGAGGTCGGTGAATCTGCTGAGAAGGATGCGGGCCATAAGAACAATCTTTCCGAGGGTCAGTCGATTAGGAgacccagccatctctgcgaGCATAACTACAACATGGCTGTCGACAACGATAGCCGACGAGGACAACCGGTATACGCGTCCAACAAGTTGGATGAGGATCAGTTGCAGGACGACGACATGGAGCTAACCAGTCCTGTGGGCGGTAGCGAGGCCGGCGAAGGTATCCAGTTAATAGAAGATGGGGAGTGTGTCTTCTTTGATACACCGAGTGAAATGTTCCGTGAGGTGGAGGAGATGGAACGCTGTCTAGAGATCTTTAACAATAAAACGCCCAGCGAAATTGATAGTCAGCTGGTCCACACCACTGAGTTCTTCGAAAAGCTGACAAGTTCGACAACGGTAGAGGAAAATAAAGCCGATTTGGCCGGCGTCTATATGGGGGAGAAAGAAGAATTGGACtacgaggacgacgacgacgatgtgCTCTCGGTGGCTACTTCCTGGGATGGGCTCGACGACGAGACTCCTCCTGAGCCGAAACCAGTTGAGAAATTGCAAACCGCCGAGCAGAAACCCAAGCCCATGTCGAAACCCTCAAAAGAAGCGCCAGAGAGAGCTGTCGGTGCAGAAACTCCAAAGGTGCAGAATGTGAAAACATTCCGTATACCAAAAGTGAACCAAGAGGTATTAAAGACACAGCCCTCTGTGATGCGATCGCTTTACGAGCGCCAGGagactgcaaaaaaaaataagcaaacgGCCAAGCATGTTTCACCGCTGCAGGTGGATCCTACGCCAGTGGCATCGAATCGCCAGCAACGCGAAGAGGCAACCGCTGCTCGACGGGTGAAAGAGCCAGTGCCCGTTTTTGGTCCACCCTATCGCGTGCCTTCGGAAGCGACAGTTCCGTTGGTTAATGCCAGCAGCAAAGAGTTCACACCCCAGCTACCCGTTGCCCAGCCTCCACAGGGTAATATCTGGTTAAGAGAAGTGTTTGGGGTAAAGTGCATGCAGTCTCTGGACAACAGGTGCCGCACGTTCAACTGCGATCATACGTTGAACAGCTTGGGCGAAGTCCAGAGGCGTCTGATCAAGATGGATGAGGAGGCATTGTTGAGCGCCTATCGCCTGATGCTGCGAAGCTTTTTTATGTTCCAGACCTACTTCACCTCATTTGTggacatttttgaaaatcgCCAGCTCCGGCAGCAGCTGCTTTATATGGTGGGCGACTGTCGCTTCTACAAAGACATTGCTGCTCCTTTGCTGGGCCACGTCTATTGCGTCCTCCAAAAATGCGGAATGCAGGAAGTGGCCATTGGCTGCATAATGGAACACTTGTGGCTGCCAAGCAAGGCTCACAAGTTTCGAGATATGACAGTGATGGTGTTGAATATTTTGTCCAGCGCCAACTGGGATAAATATAGCGATAAGCTGGCGGAACTCAAGGAGCTTTATGGATTTGAGATACCGATAGAAAACTTGATCACCATGCTCAACTCTTCTTTAGACCAAGGAGAAAAATTTGCAAAAGCCTTAACGCTGATAACCTTACATCAAGAAACTACTTGCCGCAATAAAACCATTCTGTCGATCCTATCaaaccgcagtgaaaatgCAATCCGGCGACAATCAGTGCCGGATTGCGGTGCTCCCCTGCTTGTTCCACCACATGCTGCTGGTCAGCCGTGTCCACCATTTAGAAGCCACCCCGTAGTCCCTAATTTTAGAGAACCACCTCTGCCAATAAACGCCCATAACTTTAATGGAAACAACGGATTTCATCATCCAAATCACTTCCCTAACAATTTAATTACACAATATAATCGAATTTAA
- the LOC108034185 gene encoding protein deadlock isoform X1 → MKMRHKMACWQQILTILGSSSYPDSEWATIFAAFLDTWDNPYYIQTSTDPNIPIKTEYLVRPSKAFLESLAKGSATGRKTSEFLEPSSSSVPSSRSKATNPGKRRDTISHSVPPKTPSSGKRRDTIAHSVSGASAEEQRSLSVSTAKSQLKNPRHSEYAKIGTPRKSRESITKVYSKKIQKASASTDDKVANAVNRRKSRASVSTANSTKREESCSSSDDSNLSSTKNRDTCASQDVSTSKPHKCQESRASPSTTNTIQRSESCSSSDDPIFDVLKRQNTFALPKASDLNPTKTRDSCDLIDDVIMNPIRPRASSVSKTTNRRKSCVPVEDHKASSAHSIKRRNTCVSTNAPQVTNRNLTKRRDTVANPIKITQQPEISFPHGCEQSSDEGDDQLPLSKWLINMKVKQQQKPAHVAVAIQKQSPTQYCNALPLQEKRKRGRPSLQEKALQQARLEAELWSTMEQPTKPASNSLLIGQKKHLAERPEITKKTQKQPHENDQQLVNMETEIGEAQQHMQIPKKHQTKPLLKGSQKQLKESQKRLKALPLKKTNPHKWLKTPQTLVKPSTHCETIQQPQNLSKSSGKKKPLNSRLELIAPISTHHKKRTLSNVGVKAISAKTPLMPDHTQPKAINLKRAEVGESAEKDAGHKNNLSEGQSIRRPSHLCEHNYNMAVDNDSRRGQPVYASNKLDEDQLQDDDMELTSPVGGSEAGEGIQLIEDGECVFFDTPSEMFREVEEMERCLEIFNNKTPSEIDSQLVHTTEFFEKLTSSTTVEENKADLAGVYMGEKEELDYEDDDDDVLSVATSWDGLDDETPPEPKPVEKLQTAEQKPKPMSKPSKEAPERAVGAETPKVQNVKTFRIPKVNQEVLKTQPSVMRSLYERQETAKKNKQTAKHVSPLQVDPTPVASNRQQREEATAARRVKEPVPVFGPPYRVPSEATVPLVNASSKEFTPQLPVAQPPQGNIWLREVFGVKCMQSLDNRCRTFNCDHTLNSLGEVQRRLIKMDEEALLSAYRLMLRSFFMFQTYFTSFVDIFENRQLRQQLLYMVGDCRFYKDIAAPLLGHVYCVLQKCGMQEVAIGCIMEHLWLPSKAHKFRDMTVMVLNILSSANWDKYSDKLAELKELYGFEIPIENLITMLNSSLDQGEKFAKALTLITLHQETTCRNKTILSILSNRSENAIRRQSVPDCGAPLLVPPHAAGQPCPPFRSHPVVPNFREPPLPINAHNFNGNNGFHHPNHFPNNLITQYNRI, encoded by the exons ATGAAAATGCGCCATAAAATGGCCTGTTGGCAGCAGATTTTAACCATTTTGGGATCTTCCTCCTATCCGGACTCAGAATGGGCCACCATCTTCGCTGCTTTTCTGGACACCTGGGACAATCCCTACTACATCCAGACGAGCACG GATCCAAACATACCGATAAAGACCGAATATCTGGTGCGACCTAGCAAAGCTTTTCTGGAGTCCCTTGCCAAAGGGAGCGCTACTGGACGGAAGACTTCAGAGTTCCTTGAACCATCTAGTTCCAGCGTCCCTTCTTCTCGGTCTAAAGCCACCAATCCCGGCAAGCGTCGCGATACCATATCGCACTCAGTTCCTCCCAAAACCCCTAGTTCAGGCAAGCGGCGTGATACCATTGCGCATTCGGTTTCCGGTGCTTCTGCCGAAGAGCAAAGGTCTTTAAGTGTCTCCACTGCTAAGTCTCAGCTAAAAAACCCTCGTCATTCCGAATACGCCAAAATCGGGACTCCGCGCAAAAGTCGAGAATCGATTACAAAAGTTTATTCCAAAAAGATCCAAAAGGCATCTGCTTCGACGGATGATAAAGTCGCAAATGCCGTTAATCGCCGAAAATCACGTGCTAGTGTTTCCACAGCTAACTCCACCAAGCGCGAAGAGTCTTGCTCCTCGTCAGACGATTCCAATTTGAGTTCCACAAAGAACCGAGATACCTGTGCCTCGCAGGATGTTTCTACTTCGAAGCCACATAAGTGTCAAGAATCACGCGCTAGTCCATCTACAACTAATACCATCCAGCGCAGTGAGTCATGTTCCTCGTCCGATGATCCTATTTTTGATGTCCTTAAGCGCCAAAATACATTTGCCTTGCCAAAGGCTTCGGACTTGAATCCCACCAAGACCCGGGACTCATGCGATCTTATAGATGATGTCATTATGAATCCCATTAGGCCGAGAGCTTCAAGTGTTTCCAAGACAACTAATCGCAGAAAATCATGTGTTCCTGTTGAAGATCACAAAGCTTCCTCAGCCCATTCCATTAAACGTCGAAACACTTGTGTTTCTACAAATGCTCCGCAAGTCACAAACCGCAATCTGACAAAGAGACGTGATACAGTAGCTAATCCTATCAAGATCACACAGCAGCCCGAGATTTCCTTCCCCCACGGATGTGAGCAATCAAGCGACGAAGGCGATGACCAACTGCCCCTTTCCAAATGGTTGATAAACATGAAAgtcaaacaacaacaaaaaccagCACACGTGGCCGTCGCTATTCAAAAGCAGTCGCCGACTCAATATTGCAATGCTTTACCACTGCAAGAGAAGCGCAAAAGAGGACGCCCCTCATTGCAGGAGAAGGCTCTGCAGCAGGCCAGGTTAGAGGCGGAGCTCTGGAGCACTATGGAGCAGCCTACGAAGCCAGCAAGCAACTCTTTATTGATCGGACAGAAAAAGCATTTGGCAGAGCGGCCAGAGATAACAAAAAAGACCCAGAAGCAGCCTCATGAAAACGATCAGCAGCTGGTCAACATGGAGACGGAGATCGGGGAAGCACAGCAGCACATGCAGATACCAAAGAAACACCAGACTAAACCATTGCTGAAAGGTTCACAAAAGCAGTTGAAGGAATCACAGAAAAGGCTTAAAGCGCTTCCGCtgaaaaaaacaaacccacATAAATGGCTGAAAACTCCGCAGACTCTGGTCAAGCCAAGCACTCATTGCGAGACAATTCAACAACCACAGAACTTGTCAAAGTCATCGGGAAAAAAGAAGCCACTAAACTCACGCCTTGAACTGATCGCACCAATCTCAACGCACCACAAGAAAAGGACCTTGTCAAACGTAGGCGTAAAAGCA ATAAGCGCCAAAACACCGTTGATGCCAGACCACACGCAACCGAAAGCGATCAACTTGAAACGCGCAGAGGTCGGTGAATCTGCTGAGAAGGATGCGGGCCATAAGAACAATCTTTCCGAGGGTCAGTCGATTAGGAgacccagccatctctgcgaGCATAACTACAACATGGCTGTCGACAACGATAGCCGACGAGGACAACCGGTATACGCGTCCAACAAGTTGGATGAGGATCAGTTGCAGGACGACGACATGGAGCTAACCAGTCCTGTGGGCGGTAGCGAGGCCGGCGAAGGTATCCAGTTAATAGAAGATGGGGAGTGTGTCTTCTTTGATACACCGAGTGAAATGTTCCGTGAGGTGGAGGAGATGGAACGCTGTCTAGAGATCTTTAACAATAAAACGCCCAGCGAAATTGATAGTCAGCTGGTCCACACCACTGAGTTCTTCGAAAAGCTGACAAGTTCGACAACGGTAGAGGAAAATAAAGCCGATTTGGCCGGCGTCTATATGGGGGAGAAAGAAGAATTGGACtacgaggacgacgacgacgatgtgCTCTCGGTGGCTACTTCCTGGGATGGGCTCGACGACGAGACTCCTCCTGAGCCGAAACCAGTTGAGAAATTGCAAACCGCCGAGCAGAAACCCAAGCCCATGTCGAAACCCTCAAAAGAAGCGCCAGAGAGAGCTGTCGGTGCAGAAACTCCAAAGGTGCAGAATGTGAAAACATTCCGTATACCAAAAGTGAACCAAGAGGTATTAAAGACACAGCCCTCTGTGATGCGATCGCTTTACGAGCGCCAGGagactgcaaaaaaaaataagcaaacgGCCAAGCATGTTTCACCGCTGCAGGTGGATCCTACGCCAGTGGCATCGAATCGCCAGCAACGCGAAGAGGCAACCGCTGCTCGACGGGTGAAAGAGCCAGTGCCCGTTTTTGGTCCACCCTATCGCGTGCCTTCGGAAGCGACAGTTCCGTTGGTTAATGCCAGCAGCAAAGAGTTCACACCCCAGCTACCCGTTGCCCAGCCTCCACAGGGTAATATCTGGTTAAGAGAAGTGTTTGGGGTAAAGTGCATGCAGTCTCTGGACAACAGGTGCCGCACGTTCAACTGCGATCATACGTTGAACAGCTTGGGCGAAGTCCAGAGGCGTCTGATCAAGATGGATGAGGAGGCATTGTTGAGCGCCTATCGCCTGATGCTGCGAAGCTTTTTTATGTTCCAGACCTACTTCACCTCATTTGTggacatttttgaaaatcgCCAGCTCCGGCAGCAGCTGCTTTATATGGTGGGCGACTGTCGCTTCTACAAAGACATTGCTGCTCCTTTGCTGGGCCACGTCTATTGCGTCCTCCAAAAATGCGGAATGCAGGAAGTGGCCATTGGCTGCATAATGGAACACTTGTGGCTGCCAAGCAAGGCTCACAAGTTTCGAGATATGACAGTGATGGTGTTGAATATTTTGTCCAGCGCCAACTGGGATAAATATAGCGATAAGCTGGCGGAACTCAAGGAGCTTTATGGATTTGAGATACCGATAGAAAACTTGATCACCATGCTCAACTCTTCTTTAGACCAAGGAGAAAAATTTGCAAAAGCCTTAACGCTGATAACCTTACATCAAGAAACTACTTGCCGCAATAAAACCATTCTGTCGATCCTATCaaaccgcagtgaaaatgCAATCCGGCGACAATCAGTGCCGGATTGCGGTGCTCCCCTGCTTGTTCCACCACATGCTGCTGGTCAGCCGTGTCCACCATTTAGAAGCCACCCCGTAGTCCCTAATTTTAGAGAACCACCTCTGCCAATAAACGCCCATAACTTTAATGGAAACAACGGATTTCATCATCCAAATCACTTCCCTAACAATTTAATTACACAATATAATCGAATTTAA